A window of the Streptomyces sp. NBC_00454 genome harbors these coding sequences:
- the serB gene encoding phosphoserine phosphatase SerB, which produces MSASQTSDVPTLLVKIFGKDRPGITAGLFDTLAAYSVDVVDIEQVVTRGRIVLCALVTHPTDSSEGELRATVHSWADSLKLQAEILSGTGDNRPRGSGRSHVTVLGHPLTAESTAAIAARITSTGGNIDRIFRLAKYPVTAVEFAVSGTETEPLRTALATAAAQIGVDVAVVSAGLHRRAQRLVVMDVDSTLIQDEVIELFAAHAGCEAEVAEVTERAMRGELDFEQSLHARVALLAGLDVSVVDKVRSEVRLTPGARTLIRTLKRLGYQVGVVSGGFTQVTDDLREKLGLDFASANTLEIVDGKLTGKVVGEIVDRAGKARLLRRFAAEAGVPLAQTVAIGDGANDLDMLNAAGLGVAFCAKPVVRQAADTAVNVPFLDAVLYLLGITREEVEAADLA; this is translated from the coding sequence ATGAGCGCTTCGCAGACCTCCGACGTCCCCACCCTCCTCGTCAAGATCTTCGGCAAGGACCGTCCCGGGATCACCGCCGGGCTGTTCGACACCCTCGCCGCCTACTCCGTCGACGTGGTCGACATCGAGCAGGTGGTCACCCGAGGCCGCATCGTCCTGTGCGCCCTCGTCACCCATCCCACCGACAGCTCCGAAGGCGAGCTGCGGGCCACCGTCCACAGCTGGGCCGATTCGCTCAAGCTGCAGGCCGAGATCCTCTCCGGCACCGGTGACAACCGGCCGCGCGGCAGTGGCCGTTCGCACGTCACCGTGCTCGGGCACCCGCTCACCGCCGAGTCCACGGCCGCGATCGCCGCGCGGATCACCTCCACCGGCGGCAACATCGACCGCATCTTCCGGCTCGCGAAGTATCCGGTGACGGCCGTGGAGTTCGCCGTCTCGGGCACCGAGACCGAGCCGCTGCGCACCGCCCTGGCCACCGCCGCCGCGCAGATCGGCGTGGACGTGGCCGTGGTCTCGGCCGGGCTGCACCGGCGGGCCCAGCGCCTCGTCGTCATGGACGTGGACTCCACGCTGATCCAGGACGAGGTCATCGAGCTCTTCGCCGCGCACGCCGGCTGCGAGGCCGAGGTCGCCGAGGTGACCGAGCGGGCCATGCGCGGCGAGCTGGACTTCGAGCAGTCCCTGCACGCCCGGGTCGCGCTGCTGGCGGGGCTGGACGTCTCCGTCGTGGACAAGGTCCGCTCCGAGGTGCGCCTCACACCCGGCGCCCGGACCCTGATCCGCACCCTCAAGCGGCTCGGCTACCAGGTGGGCGTGGTCTCCGGCGGGTTCACCCAGGTGACGGACGATCTGCGGGAGAAGCTCGGGCTGGACTTCGCCTCCGCGAACACTCTGGAGATCGTGGACGGCAAGCTGACCGGCAAGGTCGTCGGCGAGATCGTGGACCGGGCCGGCAAGGCCCGTCTGCTGCGCCGGTTCGCCGCGGAGGCCGGCGTACCGCTGGCCCAGACGGTGGCCATCGGCGACGGCGCCAACGACCTGGACATGCTCAACGCCGCCGGGCTGGGCGTGGCCTTCTGCGCCAAGCCGGTGGTCCGCCAGGCCGCGGACACCGCGGTGAACGTGCCGTTCCTGGACGCCGTGCTGTACCTGCTGGGGATCACCCGGGAAGAGGTCGAGGCCGCCGACCTGGCGTGA
- a CDS encoding CynX/NimT family MFS transporter, whose product MSDEEIQTLNRPPAARTESPQPANGPTRAASALHAAPQPAWLGPVLLVGIVLAALNLRPAITSLGALFEETRTGLGMSGTVAGLITSVPALCFAVFGVTAPRLSRRFGPAAVVCAGMAAVAAGLLIRPLASNAAGFLAASALTLAGIALTNVLLPVIVKRWFPDRVGTMTGLYSMALAAGTSLAAAATVPMTEALGGSWRTGLMMWGFLALAAVLPWLAIAAAARKEKAAAADPARPAGPSGRAGRAGADTGPRVVRSRTAWALACYFGLQATGAYITMGWLPQIFRDAGVSASTAGILLAVTMVMGVPLAFVIPGLAGRMKNQGPIAAVLGLFGLVGYLGLYLAPVAGAWAWALLLGVSNCAFPLVITLIGLRTKSPAGVVKLSAFAQSTGYLISIPGPLLIGALYQHSGGWDLPLVVMAGLLVPQIALGLLAGRDRTIEDECGMRD is encoded by the coding sequence ATGTCCGACGAAGAAATCCAGACCTTGAACCGGCCCCCGGCCGCTCGCACGGAGTCACCGCAGCCCGCCAACGGCCCGACGCGTGCCGCGTCCGCCCTCCACGCCGCCCCGCAGCCGGCGTGGCTCGGACCCGTGCTCCTCGTCGGCATCGTGCTGGCCGCCCTCAACCTGCGGCCCGCCATCACCAGCCTCGGCGCCCTCTTCGAAGAGACCCGTACCGGCCTCGGCATGAGCGGCACCGTCGCCGGCCTCATCACCTCCGTGCCCGCGCTCTGCTTCGCCGTCTTCGGCGTCACCGCTCCCCGGCTCTCCCGCCGCTTCGGCCCGGCCGCCGTCGTCTGCGCCGGCATGGCCGCCGTCGCCGCGGGCCTGCTGATCCGGCCCCTCGCGAGCAACGCCGCCGGGTTCCTCGCCGCCAGCGCCCTGACCCTGGCCGGCATAGCCCTGACCAACGTGCTCCTGCCGGTGATCGTCAAGCGCTGGTTCCCGGACCGGGTAGGCACCATGACCGGCCTCTACTCCATGGCCCTGGCCGCCGGCACCTCGCTCGCCGCGGCCGCGACCGTCCCGATGACCGAAGCCCTCGGCGGCAGCTGGCGCACCGGCCTGATGATGTGGGGCTTCCTCGCCCTGGCGGCCGTACTGCCCTGGCTGGCCATCGCCGCCGCGGCCCGCAAGGAGAAGGCGGCGGCGGCCGACCCCGCCCGTCCGGCCGGGCCCTCCGGCCGGGCCGGCCGCGCCGGAGCCGACACCGGGCCGCGCGTCGTGCGCAGCCGCACCGCCTGGGCCCTCGCCTGCTACTTCGGCCTCCAGGCCACCGGCGCGTACATCACCATGGGCTGGCTCCCGCAGATCTTCCGCGACGCCGGAGTCTCCGCCTCCACCGCCGGAATCCTGCTCGCCGTCACCATGGTCATGGGCGTCCCGCTCGCCTTCGTCATCCCCGGCCTGGCCGGCCGGATGAAGAACCAGGGCCCCATCGCCGCCGTCCTCGGCCTCTTCGGCCTCGTCGGCTACCTCGGGCTCTACCTCGCCCCCGTCGCCGGAGCGTGGGCCTGGGCCCTGCTGCTCGGCGTCTCCAACTGCGCCTTCCCGCTCGTCATCACCCTGATCGGGCTGCGCACCAAGTCCCCGGCCGGCGTGGTCAAGCTCTCCGCCTTCGCACAGAGCACCGGATACCTCATCTCCATCCCCGGACCGCTCCTCATCGGCGCCCTCTACCAGCACAGCGGCGGCTGGGACCTGCCCCTGGTCGTCATGGCCGGACTGCTCGTCCCGCAGATCGCGCTCGGCCTGCTGGCGGGCCGGGACCGCACGATCGAGGACGAATGCGGCATGCGAGACTGA
- a CDS encoding transglycosylase SLT domain-containing protein, translating to MSETNTPGHSRRLTKANKLSLAGVATLGAAALAFSLVPAGAGADETSTVVATAPVAWSKVVDSAQTQAMQQHLTVQQVFADKQAKVAQDAAKAKAEADAKKDRDAKEAASRSAARTPVFANNLDGWIKEALFIMKKEGIPGTYAGIHKNIMRESSGNPRAINNWDINAQNGIPSKGLLQVIQPTFAAYHVKGTKFDLYDPVANIVAACNYAADRYGSMDNVNSAY from the coding sequence ATGTCCGAGACCAACACTCCCGGCCACAGTCGTCGTCTGACGAAGGCCAACAAGCTTTCGCTCGCCGGTGTAGCCACCCTGGGCGCCGCCGCCCTCGCCTTCTCCCTCGTCCCGGCCGGTGCCGGCGCCGATGAGACCTCGACCGTCGTGGCCACGGCCCCGGTCGCCTGGTCCAAGGTCGTCGACAGCGCGCAGACGCAGGCCATGCAGCAGCACCTCACCGTCCAGCAGGTCTTCGCCGACAAGCAGGCCAAGGTCGCGCAGGACGCCGCCAAGGCCAAGGCCGAGGCGGACGCGAAGAAGGACCGTGACGCGAAGGAGGCCGCCAGCCGGTCGGCCGCCCGCACCCCGGTCTTCGCGAACAACCTGGACGGCTGGATCAAGGAAGCCCTCTTCATCATGAAGAAGGAGGGCATCCCGGGCACGTACGCCGGCATCCACAAGAACATCATGCGCGAGTCGAGCGGCAACCCCCGCGCGATCAACAACTGGGACATCAACGCCCAGAACGGCATCCCCTCGAAGGGCCTGCTCCAGGTCATTCAGCCGACCTTCGCCGCCTACCACGTCAAGGGCACGAAGTTCGACCTGTACGACCCCGTCGCGAACATCGTCGCCGCGTGCAACTACGCCGCCGACCGCTACGGCTCGATGGACAACGTCAACAGCGCCTACTAG
- a CDS encoding FHA domain-containing protein has product MPELVLELNGRTWTLDPSRSYSLGRDPQGDVVIDDARVSWRHATIAWNGQGWGIEDHGSTNGTYVHGARVQQAELVPGTPVHLGNATDGPRLNPVAGAAAPVPQQAVPQQAQAQVPAYAPPQQPQAPQAWEQQQPQQAQQQTPPFPQQQGGGTPGYGDHRSPTTFHQLALGHVIRIGRALENELVVSDLQVSRHHAEFRSMPGGRFEIRDLGSHNGTYVNGQPVAKSGTALLGPNDIVGVGHSTFRIVGDRLEEFVDTGDVSFSARHLTVTVDGGKQILKDVTFGVPEKSLIGVIGPSGSGKSTLLKALTGYRPANEGDVLYDNRNLYKQFAELRQRIGLVPQDDILHKELRVRTALKYAAKLRFPADTTESERAARIDEVLRELKLDIHKDKKITALSGGQRKRVSVALELLTKPSLIFLDEPTSGLDPGMDRDVMQLLRGLADDGRTVLVVTHSVAELAICDKLLVMAPGGSVAYFGPPDEALNFFGYTTWADVFSAFESYRDYDWAGRWKGSQHYQLYAADIDAVAPQSVQPAVQQTRPPKPQGWGSQLWTLIRRYLSVIASDKGFIGLMLILPAVLGVVSTVIPAKFGLAPNPAGFNSAAGTITLILAVGMCFSGAANSVRELIKERVIYERERATGLSRSAYLMSKVIVLGFITAIQGVIICGIGFFPRKMPTEGLLMPPAVEICLSITALGFTSMMFGLVISSLVKTSEKTMPLLVMFAIVQVVFTGILFQVYDSPGLEQVAWLMPSRWAVAAAGTTLHLVQLMPPWDRDHPENTDPLWDATVGQWSFDIIVLILLGVACGFAVARLLRRHEPEVMRK; this is encoded by the coding sequence GTGCCGGAACTCGTACTGGAATTGAATGGAAGGACCTGGACGCTCGATCCGTCCAGGTCGTACTCGCTGGGGCGCGATCCCCAGGGAGACGTGGTGATCGATGATGCCCGGGTGTCGTGGCGGCACGCCACCATCGCCTGGAACGGCCAGGGTTGGGGGATCGAGGACCACGGGAGCACCAACGGCACCTATGTGCACGGGGCGAGGGTCCAGCAGGCCGAGCTCGTGCCCGGTACGCCGGTGCACCTGGGCAACGCCACCGACGGCCCGCGGCTGAATCCCGTCGCGGGCGCGGCCGCGCCCGTGCCGCAGCAGGCCGTGCCGCAGCAGGCGCAGGCGCAGGTGCCGGCGTACGCGCCGCCGCAGCAGCCCCAGGCCCCGCAGGCCTGGGAACAGCAGCAGCCGCAGCAGGCCCAGCAGCAGACCCCGCCGTTCCCGCAGCAGCAGGGCGGCGGCACCCCGGGCTACGGGGACCACCGCAGCCCGACGACGTTCCACCAGCTCGCGCTGGGACACGTCATCCGGATCGGCCGTGCGCTGGAGAACGAGCTGGTGGTCTCCGACCTCCAGGTCTCGCGCCACCACGCGGAGTTCCGCTCGATGCCGGGCGGCCGCTTCGAGATCCGCGACCTCGGCAGCCACAACGGCACCTACGTCAATGGTCAGCCGGTGGCGAAGTCGGGTACCGCGCTGCTCGGCCCGAACGACATCGTCGGCGTCGGTCACTCGACCTTCCGCATCGTCGGGGACCGGCTCGAGGAGTTCGTCGACACCGGCGACGTCTCCTTCTCGGCCCGCCACCTCACGGTCACGGTCGACGGCGGCAAGCAGATCCTCAAGGACGTCACCTTCGGCGTCCCGGAGAAGTCGCTGATCGGGGTCATCGGCCCCTCCGGCTCCGGAAAGTCGACGCTGCTCAAGGCGCTGACCGGCTACCGCCCGGCCAACGAGGGCGACGTCCTCTACGACAACCGCAACCTGTACAAGCAGTTCGCGGAGCTCCGCCAGCGCATCGGCCTGGTCCCGCAGGACGACATCCTGCACAAGGAGCTGCGGGTCCGCACCGCCCTGAAGTACGCGGCCAAGCTCCGCTTCCCGGCGGACACCACCGAGTCCGAGCGCGCGGCCCGCATCGACGAGGTGCTGCGCGAGCTCAAGCTCGACATCCACAAGGACAAGAAGATCACCGCGCTCTCGGGTGGTCAGCGCAAGCGCGTGTCCGTGGCCCTGGAGCTGCTCACCAAGCCGTCGCTGATCTTCCTGGACGAGCCGACCTCCGGCCTCGACCCGGGCATGGACCGCGATGTCATGCAGCTGCTGCGCGGGCTGGCCGACGACGGCCGTACGGTCCTCGTCGTCACCCACTCGGTCGCCGAGCTGGCCATCTGCGACAAGCTGCTGGTCATGGCCCCGGGCGGTTCGGTGGCCTACTTCGGCCCGCCGGACGAGGCGCTGAACTTCTTCGGCTACACCACCTGGGCCGATGTGTTCTCCGCCTTCGAGAGCTACCGCGACTACGACTGGGCCGGCCGTTGGAAGGGCTCCCAGCACTACCAGCTGTACGCGGCCGACATCGACGCGGTCGCCCCGCAGTCGGTGCAGCCCGCCGTGCAGCAGACCCGGCCGCCCAAGCCGCAGGGCTGGGGCTCCCAGCTCTGGACGCTGATCCGCCGCTACCTGTCGGTCATCGCGTCCGACAAGGGCTTCATCGGCCTGATGCTGATCCTCCCGGCGGTCCTGGGCGTGGTCTCCACGGTCATCCCGGCGAAGTTCGGCCTCGCGCCCAACCCGGCCGGCTTCAACAGCGCCGCCGGCACGATCACGCTGATCCTCGCGGTCGGCATGTGCTTCTCGGGCGCCGCCAACTCGGTCCGTGAGCTGATCAAGGAACGGGTGATCTACGAGCGGGAACGCGCGACCGGCCTGTCCCGGTCGGCGTACCTGATGTCGAAGGTGATCGTCCTCGGCTTCATCACGGCCATCCAGGGCGTGATCATCTGCGGGATCGGCTTCTTCCCCCGCAAGATGCCGACCGAGGGCCTGCTCATGCCCCCGGCCGTCGAGATCTGCCTGTCGATCACCGCGCTCGGCTTCACCTCGATGATGTTCGGCCTGGTCATCTCCTCGCTGGTGAAGACCTCCGAGAAGACGATGCCGCTGCTGGTCATGTTCGCGATCGTCCAGGTCGTCTTCACCGGCATCCTCTTCCAGGTCTACGACTCCCCGGGCCTGGAGCAGGTCGCCTGGCTGATGCCGTCCCGCTGGGCCGTCGCCGCGGCCGGTACGACGCTGCACCTCGTGCAGCTCATGCCGCCGTGGGACCGCGACCACCCGGAGAACACCGACCCGCTCTGGGACGCCACGGTCGGCCAGTGGAGCTTCGACATCATCGTCCTGATCCTGCTGGGCGTCGCCTGCGGCTTCGCGGTCGCGCGCCTGCTGCGCCGCCACGAGCCCGAGGTCATGCGCAAGTAG
- a CDS encoding SGM_5486 family transporter-associated protein has product MSPVLEPNPQNGHKKLGLVLGAMLLVTVIISIIATIASPG; this is encoded by the coding sequence ATGTCGCCCGTACTCGAACCCAATCCCCAGAACGGCCACAAGAAGCTCGGCCTCGTGCTGGGTGCGATGCTGCTAGTGACCGTGATCATCTCCATCATCGCGACCATCGCCTCCCCGGGGTAG
- a CDS encoding histidine phosphatase family protein, which translates to MSADTPRRIVLLRHAKAEWSDGTDHDRPLAERGRHDAPAAGQKLAQTGITFDLALCSSAARTRETWKLAVQELPHRPKTSYEERLYEASLGELIALLNETSDEVDNLLVIGHNPGMHALADALAGTAEGDVLARMNRSGFPTSAIAVVSFTGSWKSVEHGVGTLLDFWTPHA; encoded by the coding sequence ATGAGCGCCGACACACCCCGCAGGATCGTCCTCCTCCGGCACGCCAAGGCCGAATGGTCGGACGGCACAGACCACGACCGCCCCCTGGCGGAGCGCGGCCGTCACGACGCCCCGGCGGCCGGCCAGAAGCTGGCCCAGACCGGTATCACCTTCGACCTGGCCCTCTGCTCCAGCGCGGCCCGGACCCGCGAGACCTGGAAGCTCGCCGTCCAGGAGCTGCCGCACCGGCCGAAGACCTCGTACGAGGAACGGCTCTACGAGGCCTCGCTCGGCGAGCTCATCGCCCTGCTCAACGAGACCTCCGACGAGGTCGACAACCTGCTGGTCATCGGCCACAACCCCGGTATGCACGCCCTCGCCGACGCCCTGGCCGGGACCGCGGAGGGCGACGTACTGGCCCGGATGAACCGCTCCGGCTTCCCGACCTCCGCGATCGCCGTGGTCTCCTTCACCGGCTCGTGGAAGTCCGTGGAACACGGCGTCGGCACCCTGCTCGACTTCTGGACCCCGCACGCCTGA